In a genomic window of Candidatus Sericytochromatia bacterium:
- a CDS encoding flagellar hook-length control protein FliK, with protein MQLLPWLPPVGEFSAASEGGHVAGEVPRLVFGQLTQAIRNDQPVSHLDFHLDPPALGPVHLHVSYQQGLVEVQLTAQTLHAKLALEQQVGAIHQILTTSHFVPGPLKVVMARSATGGAGARQDPGSAPFQQGARRRRPSQGDQVVDLV; from the coding sequence TTGCAGCTCCTGCCCTGGCTGCCACCGGTGGGAGAATTTTCAGCTGCTTCGGAGGGGGGCCACGTGGCGGGCGAGGTGCCGCGGCTGGTGTTTGGACAGTTGACCCAGGCGATTCGCAATGACCAACCTGTCAGCCACCTCGACTTTCACCTGGATCCCCCGGCGCTGGGGCCGGTTCACCTTCATGTCAGCTACCAGCAAGGCTTGGTGGAGGTTCAGTTGACGGCACAAACCCTACACGCCAAGTTGGCCTTGGAGCAGCAGGTCGGGGCGATTCATCAGATTCTGACCACCTCTCATTTTGTGCCCGGGCCCCTCAAGGTGGTCATGGCCCGCTCAGCGACTGGGGGAGCAGGCGCTCGCCAAGATCCGGGTTCGGCCCCTTTCCAGCAAGGGGCTCGCCGCCGCCGGCCGTCGCAGGGCGACCAAGTCGTCGATCTGGTCTGA
- the fliJ gene encoding flagellar export protein FliJ, whose product MAFQYSLQRVLELIERKEQEVDAKVMAAAARRDQEVAKLAEIEFRRVSAQKGLNAQMAQGATSDVAAHHDYIQFLGQKMGAQQRSLQEAEQSLKAIQSVQEAVRRERKKLEKHREMKRAEWQEQERRKEARRIDEMAGTIFMKRRLVLEEENRELAERLEKMEKLRLLKLLRERREREHR is encoded by the coding sequence GTGGCGTTTCAGTATTCCCTGCAACGGGTGCTCGAGCTGATCGAGCGCAAGGAACAAGAGGTCGACGCCAAAGTGATGGCGGCGGCGGCCCGGCGCGACCAGGAAGTGGCCAAGCTCGCCGAGATCGAGTTTCGCCGGGTGTCGGCCCAGAAGGGCCTGAACGCCCAGATGGCCCAGGGGGCGACCTCTGATGTGGCGGCTCACCACGACTACATCCAATTTCTCGGCCAGAAAATGGGGGCCCAGCAGCGGTCTCTGCAGGAAGCAGAACAATCCCTCAAGGCCATTCAGTCGGTTCAAGAAGCGGTGCGGCGGGAGCGAAAGAAGCTGGAAAAGCATCGGGAAATGAAGCGGGCTGAATGGCAAGAACAGGAACGCCGCAAGGAAGCGCGACGGATCGATGAGATGGCCGGGACCATCTTCATGAAGCGTCGACTAGTGCTGGAGGAAGAGAACCGCGAACTGGCGGAACGGCTCGAGAAGATGGAGAAGCTGCGGCTATTGAAATTGTTGCGCGAGCGTCGCGAGAGGGAGCATCGCTGA
- a CDS encoding HAD family hydrolase, which yields MPRLLLPAGPVQGRLLVFDKDGVLVDFHRLWGAMARARASAVASQFAAPDLVSGLLAAWGVAPDGAIDPDGVLVVGRRQDALEAARQVVRGAGRSVADIEAGVQLGFETVDRTFSRLAHTQALPGVWLTLRGLQAQGWRLALATSDHSRPSSEFLEALGVLPWFDAVVGADLVARGKPWPDLFLLACERAGIAPGEAWMVGDAPADFEMARAAGAAGGIGVLSGVSDAARLGLWTPHVLPGVFALQTNPGAHPVPSPFLEGPARHDDPFDQSHAVGDFR from the coding sequence ATGCCACGCCTGCTCCTGCCGGCTGGGCCGGTGCAGGGTCGCCTCCTCGTGTTTGATAAGGATGGCGTGCTGGTAGACTTTCATCGGCTCTGGGGGGCGATGGCACGGGCCAGGGCGAGCGCCGTCGCCTCTCAATTCGCGGCTCCCGATCTGGTGTCCGGTCTTTTGGCTGCTTGGGGTGTCGCCCCGGACGGGGCCATCGACCCCGATGGGGTCTTGGTGGTCGGTCGTCGGCAGGATGCCTTGGAGGCTGCGCGGCAGGTCGTTCGTGGGGCCGGGCGATCGGTTGCAGACATCGAGGCCGGGGTGCAGCTGGGTTTTGAAACCGTCGACCGCACGTTTTCGCGTCTGGCGCATACTCAAGCATTACCAGGCGTCTGGCTTACCTTGCGTGGGCTTCAGGCCCAAGGCTGGCGCTTGGCGCTCGCCACCTCCGACCACAGCCGACCCTCGTCTGAGTTTCTTGAGGCCCTCGGGGTACTGCCCTGGTTCGATGCCGTGGTGGGGGCTGACCTCGTCGCGCGCGGCAAGCCCTGGCCTGATTTGTTTTTGTTGGCCTGTGAGCGGGCCGGAATTGCACCTGGCGAGGCTTGGATGGTTGGAGATGCCCCGGCTGACTTCGAGATGGCCCGTGCGGCTGGAGCCGCTGGAGGGATTGGGGTGTTGTCCGGGGTGTCGGATGCGGCGCGCTTGGGCCTCTGGACCCCGCACGTCTTGCCGGGCGTATTTGCCCTACAGACGAATCCGGGCGCCCATCCAGTCCCATCCCCATTCCTGGAGGGGCCAGCGAGGCACGACGATCCATTCGATCAGTCCCATGCGGTAGGCGATTTCCGGTGA
- a CDS encoding family 10 glycosylhydrolase — MSSLTRLLLSSLVCLLGWMPHSAHAQEADPSRQAYEQALIQAKGELKRIEGRLESARVAHLDVPLARAGVSLSMAKMAIETAALTLRTGGAQTEVRAWLTRGEGYLREAALHLLPSRGAETRGILLDASSLPRSESGIVALVQQFARAHFNVLLPEVCRRGYAIYPSQLLDRDPDFRQDLDVLQVLIREAHRRGMEVHPWIWTFRVRSPGFGNPLLGHLPALAARAEGKESRFLSAAHPDARDFVLRAVEELTRHYDVDGLLLDYIRYDEAIPEDEVSKTQFALAYHAQHGVYPPDPLPADSPLRLEWQLWREQQVHTTVQEIAARARVHRPHLAISAAVFRGEAYARAAKLQNWRHWMDNAWIDWPSPMLYTGKTQELSRWLSWETDRHTRRNLLVPILGLHRFDQPSDLFEQWAELRAEHVPGGFLFALGHFDLARLEDLRAGPFREPALLPHRSFPRAVRKTLAQVMQHLRLVHAQGDFEAAATALMLHEEVQRISQSLPLRDRVYYQAPALRERLRQVRSMAELAPWPLAARREFLSRMLYADALLAANQHRVEANRYVPPAPPPRERAEERAGGQGD; from the coding sequence TTGTCTTCCCTGACGCGTTTGCTGCTTTCAAGTCTGGTCTGTCTCCTCGGGTGGATGCCGCATTCTGCGCACGCCCAGGAGGCCGATCCGTCCCGGCAGGCGTATGAACAGGCGCTGATCCAGGCCAAAGGCGAGTTGAAGCGGATAGAGGGACGCCTGGAAAGTGCTCGTGTCGCCCATCTCGATGTTCCGTTGGCGCGGGCTGGCGTGAGTCTCTCGATGGCGAAAATGGCCATTGAGACCGCGGCTCTGACATTGCGCACGGGCGGGGCGCAGACGGAGGTCCGCGCCTGGCTCACCCGCGGAGAGGGGTATTTGCGGGAAGCAGCGCTTCATTTGCTGCCATCGCGAGGCGCTGAAACCCGGGGCATCCTGCTGGATGCCTCCAGCTTGCCGCGCTCCGAGTCAGGTATTGTGGCCCTCGTCCAGCAGTTTGCGCGGGCCCATTTCAACGTGCTTCTGCCGGAGGTGTGTCGACGCGGCTATGCCATCTATCCCAGCCAGTTGCTCGACCGCGATCCGGACTTTCGCCAGGACCTGGATGTCCTGCAGGTCCTGATTCGGGAGGCGCACCGTCGCGGGATGGAAGTGCATCCCTGGATCTGGACCTTCCGGGTGCGTTCACCGGGGTTTGGCAATCCCCTGCTGGGGCATTTGCCGGCCTTGGCGGCACGGGCCGAAGGGAAAGAATCGCGATTTCTGAGCGCGGCCCATCCCGATGCCCGCGATTTCGTCTTGCGAGCGGTTGAGGAACTGACCCGCCATTACGATGTGGACGGCCTCTTGCTGGACTACATTCGATACGACGAGGCCATCCCAGAAGACGAGGTCAGCAAAACCCAGTTCGCCCTGGCTTACCACGCCCAGCACGGGGTTTACCCGCCTGATCCGTTGCCCGCAGACTCGCCCTTGCGGCTTGAGTGGCAACTCTGGCGTGAGCAGCAGGTGCACACCACGGTCCAGGAGATCGCCGCTCGCGCGCGTGTTCATCGCCCGCACCTGGCCATCTCGGCCGCCGTATTTCGGGGGGAGGCCTATGCACGGGCCGCGAAACTTCAGAACTGGCGACATTGGATGGACAATGCCTGGATTGATTGGCCCTCGCCGATGCTCTACACGGGCAAAACGCAGGAGCTTTCTCGTTGGTTGTCCTGGGAGACGGACCGACACACGCGGCGAAATCTACTGGTTCCCATTCTGGGCTTGCATCGCTTTGACCAGCCCAGTGACCTGTTCGAGCAATGGGCCGAGTTGAGGGCGGAGCACGTCCCCGGCGGTTTCTTGTTCGCCCTGGGGCATTTCGATCTGGCGCGACTGGAGGACCTTCGGGCAGGCCCCTTCCGGGAGCCGGCATTGCTGCCTCATCGCAGCTTTCCGCGGGCAGTCCGAAAGACCCTGGCGCAGGTCATGCAGCATTTGCGTCTGGTCCACGCCCAAGGTGATTTCGAGGCGGCGGCCACGGCCTTGATGCTGCACGAAGAAGTTCAGCGGATCAGCCAGAGCCTGCCTCTGCGTGATCGGGTCTATTATCAAGCCCCGGCCCTGCGGGAGCGTCTGCGCCAGGTGCGGTCTATGGCCGAATTGGCGCCGTGGCCCCTCGCCGCGCGCAGAGAATTCCTGTCGCGCATGCTGTATGCGGATGCGCTGCTCGCAGCCAATCAGCATCGCGTGGAGGCGAACCGCTACGTTCCACCTGCTCCGCCTCCCCGCGAACGTGCCGAAGAGCGCGCTGGCGGCCAGGGCGACTGA
- a CDS encoding S8 family serine peptidase, with translation MNRQLSLALAASVMLASTAGCAKSVNPSAAVARTQEAMLVAGKPIPGKFIVKMRPGQVLRMRQGSGTKAERAIDSLNIYGVEAPAGRSINELKREFGPGVEYIEPDVTITLADGLDTLTSGFTAKTEAPKETFNDPMAKDQWGIAKTQQAEAIAATKGGSKDVVVAIVDTGADLGHPDLKEKLVKGYNATGVGGLFGVGSPADDNGHGTHCAGIAAAVTNNGVGIVGMAVNCKIMPVRVLAGAGSGSLLSVAKGITWAADHGADVISLSLGGPGTMASLGEAVAHALKKNVVVVAAMGNSGHQGNPISYPAAYPGVISVGATDADDKIGMFSSFNKYCSVSAPGVKIFATTPTYDVWLTKNSGGRITKEYSFMTGTSMATPLVAGLAGLVRSKYPGMAPAQVKELLEKTADKTPDMNGENWNEKFGFGRINAYKAVTFSAR, from the coding sequence ATGAATCGCCAACTTTCCTTGGCACTGGCTGCCAGCGTCATGCTCGCTTCCACGGCTGGTTGTGCCAAGTCAGTCAATCCTTCGGCCGCGGTGGCACGGACGCAGGAGGCCATGTTGGTCGCCGGCAAGCCGATCCCGGGCAAGTTCATCGTCAAGATGCGCCCCGGTCAGGTGCTGCGGATGCGCCAGGGCTCGGGCACCAAGGCCGAGCGGGCCATCGATAGCCTGAACATTTATGGCGTTGAGGCGCCGGCGGGTCGCTCCATCAACGAACTGAAGCGTGAATTCGGGCCTGGCGTGGAATACATCGAGCCCGATGTGACGATCACCTTGGCCGACGGCCTGGACACGCTGACCAGTGGCTTCACCGCCAAGACGGAAGCGCCGAAGGAGACCTTCAACGACCCGATGGCCAAGGACCAGTGGGGCATCGCCAAGACCCAGCAGGCCGAGGCGATCGCGGCCACCAAGGGTGGCTCCAAGGACGTCGTGGTGGCCATTGTCGACACCGGCGCCGACCTCGGGCATCCCGATCTCAAGGAGAAACTGGTCAAGGGTTACAACGCGACCGGTGTGGGCGGTCTGTTCGGCGTGGGCAGTCCAGCCGACGACAACGGCCACGGAACCCACTGCGCCGGTATCGCGGCGGCGGTGACCAACAATGGCGTGGGCATTGTCGGCATGGCCGTCAACTGCAAGATCATGCCCGTCCGTGTTCTGGCCGGTGCCGGTTCTGGCTCCTTGCTGTCAGTGGCCAAGGGCATTACATGGGCGGCTGACCATGGCGCGGATGTCATCAGCCTGAGCCTGGGAGGCCCTGGAACCATGGCCTCGCTGGGTGAGGCCGTGGCGCACGCCTTGAAGAAGAATGTCGTTGTGGTGGCGGCGATGGGGAACAGCGGCCATCAGGGCAACCCGATCTCCTATCCGGCGGCCTACCCCGGTGTCATCTCGGTGGGGGCGACCGATGCGGACGACAAGATCGGAATGTTCTCCTCCTTCAACAAGTACTGCTCCGTGAGCGCCCCTGGGGTGAAGATCTTCGCGACCACGCCCACCTACGATGTGTGGTTGACCAAGAACAGCGGCGGTCGGATCACCAAGGAATACTCCTTCATGACCGGGACCTCGATGGCCACCCCTCTGGTGGCTGGGCTCGCCGGCCTGGTGCGCTCGAAGTACCCGGGCATGGCGCCTGCCCAGGTCAAGGAACTGCTTGAGAAGACGGCCGACAAGACGCCTGATATGAACGGCGAAAACTGGAACGAGAAGTTCGGTTTCGGTCGGATCAACGCCTACAAGGCTGTCACCTTCAGCGCTCGCTGA
- the mnmG gene encoding tRNA uridine-5-carboxymethylaminomethyl(34) synthesis enzyme MnmG, whose amino-acid sequence MSNPVWDVIVIGGGHAGVESALASSRLGANTLMVTLNLSAIATMPCNPAIGGPAKGHLVREIDALGGEMGKAADATALQVRVLNESKGPAVQALRAQSDKARYSAYMTDICHSQPNLSLKEGHIDALEVGADGELILTSAQGETLRARAVVVTTGTFLNGICHTGDRQTVAGRAGEPSAQRFSDSLRKLGFELHRLKTGTPPRLDAATIDYQRMSEEQGDEAPPPFCLDHDPTRPPNPLPRLSCWLTHTTLETHAVIQANLHRSPIYGGQIASIGPRYCPSIEDKVVRFPDKESHPVFVEPETALQDVMYLQGCSTSLPEDVQDAFVRTIPGLEQVRIVRYGYAVEYDCIPATQLHATLMTKQVPGLFTAGQINGTSGYEEAAAQGLVAGINAAHWALGRAPVVIPRTLAYIGTLIDDLVTKDIRDPYRMLTSRSEHRLTLRQDNADQRLTPLGREIGLIDDERWRRFEAKCEAIAQGLAWLKQAKVYPGSPLAQRLQAQTGESIERVYTREELLRRPPIPVELLLPDPEEAGFSLAPAVAWQLSIEVKYEGYIKRQQMAIERQQQLESKGLPADLDYRAIKGLSREAQDKLDRIRPRTIGQASRVGGVTPADISLLLVFLALSERKERDRLEPVG is encoded by the coding sequence GTGTCGAATCCCGTGTGGGACGTCATCGTCATCGGCGGCGGCCACGCCGGGGTCGAGTCGGCGCTGGCCTCCTCGCGTCTGGGCGCCAACACCCTGATGGTGACGCTGAATCTGTCGGCGATCGCCACCATGCCGTGCAATCCGGCCATCGGTGGACCGGCCAAGGGGCACCTGGTGCGCGAGATCGACGCCTTGGGCGGAGAAATGGGCAAGGCCGCCGATGCCACCGCCTTGCAGGTGCGGGTGCTGAACGAATCAAAAGGGCCGGCAGTGCAGGCCCTCCGAGCGCAGAGCGACAAGGCCCGCTACAGCGCCTATATGACAGACATCTGCCATTCTCAGCCCAACTTGAGCTTGAAAGAAGGCCACATCGACGCCCTGGAAGTCGGCGCTGATGGCGAGCTGATTCTCACCAGTGCGCAGGGTGAGACGCTGCGCGCGCGCGCGGTGGTGGTGACCACGGGCACCTTTTTGAATGGGATCTGCCACACGGGCGATCGCCAGACCGTGGCCGGCCGGGCGGGAGAACCCTCGGCCCAGCGCTTTTCCGACAGCTTGAGGAAACTCGGCTTCGAACTCCATCGTCTCAAAACCGGCACGCCGCCTCGCCTCGATGCCGCAACCATTGACTACCAGCGCATGAGCGAAGAGCAAGGCGACGAGGCACCGCCTCCCTTTTGCCTCGATCACGACCCGACCAGGCCGCCCAATCCTTTGCCACGTCTGTCCTGCTGGCTGACCCACACCACGCTGGAAACGCACGCGGTGATCCAGGCCAACCTGCATCGTTCCCCCATCTACGGGGGGCAGATCGCCAGCATCGGTCCGCGCTACTGTCCCTCCATCGAGGACAAGGTGGTGCGCTTCCCGGACAAGGAGTCGCACCCCGTTTTTGTCGAACCTGAGACGGCGCTGCAAGATGTGATGTACCTGCAGGGATGTTCGACCAGCCTGCCGGAGGACGTTCAGGACGCATTCGTCCGAACGATTCCTGGCCTGGAGCAAGTCCGGATCGTGCGATACGGCTACGCCGTGGAATACGACTGCATTCCGGCTACCCAGTTGCACGCGACGCTGATGACCAAGCAGGTGCCAGGCTTGTTCACGGCTGGCCAGATCAACGGCACCAGCGGCTACGAGGAAGCGGCCGCCCAGGGCCTGGTCGCGGGCATCAACGCCGCCCACTGGGCCCTGGGCCGCGCCCCTGTCGTCATCCCTCGCACCCTGGCCTATATCGGAACCTTGATCGACGACCTGGTAACCAAGGATATCCGCGACCCTTATCGCATGCTCACCTCGCGCTCTGAGCACCGCCTGACCCTCCGACAGGACAATGCCGACCAGCGTCTGACGCCACTGGGACGCGAGATCGGCCTGATCGATGACGAGCGCTGGCGCCGCTTCGAGGCCAAGTGCGAGGCGATCGCCCAAGGACTGGCCTGGCTGAAACAGGCCAAGGTTTATCCGGGCTCCCCGCTCGCCCAACGCCTGCAAGCCCAGACCGGCGAATCGATCGAACGGGTCTACACACGCGAAGAGTTGCTACGGCGCCCGCCCATCCCGGTGGAACTGCTGTTGCCCGATCCTGAGGAAGCGGGCTTCAGCCTCGCTCCCGCGGTCGCCTGGCAACTGAGCATCGAGGTGAAGTACGAGGGTTATATCAAGCGCCAGCAGATGGCCATTGAGCGCCAGCAACAACTGGAATCCAAGGGATTGCCGGCCGACCTGGACTATCGGGCGATCAAAGGGCTGTCGCGCGAAGCGCAGGACAAACTGGACCGCATTCGGCCCCGCACGATCGGACAAGCCTCCCGCGTGGGCGGTGTCACCCCCGCGGACATCTCGCTACTCCTGGTCTTTCTGGCGCTCTCGGAGCGGAAGGAACGGGACAGACTGGAGCCCGTCGGCTGA
- a CDS encoding peptidoglycan-binding protein yields the protein MASDLNKSVSPAGRPANPVPVRPSDDAGRPVPARDAAASPAADAPAAARPKAEPNHVMGFFEGFVREGTETVAGLYTLVTTNPITTAKGLVYMATHPAQAVQAIAQPYTTAYKDGRYGELVGRAGFQVLTMVLTTGALSKADKATKVAQPTATMTQAATQVTDDFARHIASKKAVAELAGSTLKGAAYNKKLAALTATYAEDVAARLAKRGLAEKLATNIAASGLGDEAVTRVMSAGGKHVGASQAYRYATQALKAGMKPEAIAAELAKHGVSKTAAAQLPVATKLLMSSGPNAALIAGAANVKSAEAIAAQMKRLNTLMNTTTDDALRAGYKGQLDALKAATVAQPRTAQLVESLLKGQKIGRFERAGASVGAGIDNVGKVGEKIAEGGKAVKNVLDAPKTVGDYARVVGNVPVAIGAALDAAYEGTIATLRKGLELLPRIALPDLSWSAISKIRVPSPWEILTAPVAVPLGAAGWALRNPGRALGALSLMGTTGNVAKLGEAQAARDVSERIDADRIEPGFRYYELRDGDTLEDIARRELGDAKRWEEIYAANKELFDSLGEDGVIGVGTRIKIPQASQTAPAAPATTAPGSEEEAKAYKTALLAALSSELATTGDAETRKVLEAMKARLEGMPPAEVLALRPRLEEQGIIVTPPPAAVPPTEVTGPAPTSQAGPTKPGEGSATPAAPAQGPAAPSTPAASPQGPASPSAPSTAPVASPAGPAVPPAAPAAAPAAPPAPPSPYTVKEGDTLWDISGQRLGDPRRWRDLVDANAKRHPNLSQNPDFILPGWKLDLPVSPPAPSAPPRRGEAAPPSVTPPTGPVPPNAATPVAPSTPPATARPAAQAPAAPETASAPVPAAPSGSQRAELVKQFNLAPEGSNFDAFWREVSAYPQTAVGPDTGTEADRKGLQTLLKNLGYEVEVTGDYFEKGADGQPKTDAQGMPVSPTAAAVIHFKRLAGIKQSYQVLGGDGKPQADVNEYVDARTRETMTVALRLLQNPDLRQNETMEAAAREAARLQASSIGPEVGSREGRQLVQQYLAALGYAVPTSGQFDESTTEAILDFKRRRDIAAGFKDDKGQAVYTPYVDGRTADALLNAVQESSRTP from the coding sequence ATGGCTTCCGACCTCAACAAGTCCGTCTCGCCTGCCGGCCGGCCAGCAAACCCGGTTCCCGTGCGGCCCTCGGACGATGCTGGGAGGCCAGTTCCTGCCCGTGACGCGGCGGCTTCACCGGCGGCAGACGCGCCCGCGGCGGCACGCCCCAAGGCCGAACCCAACCACGTGATGGGCTTCTTCGAAGGCTTCGTGCGCGAGGGCACCGAAACGGTGGCGGGCCTCTACACGCTCGTCACGACCAACCCCATTACCACCGCCAAGGGGCTGGTCTACATGGCCACGCACCCTGCTCAGGCGGTGCAGGCCATCGCGCAACCCTACACCACGGCCTACAAGGACGGCCGCTACGGCGAACTGGTGGGTCGCGCCGGCTTCCAGGTGCTGACCATGGTGCTGACGACGGGTGCCCTGTCCAAGGCCGATAAGGCCACCAAAGTCGCCCAGCCCACGGCCACGATGACCCAGGCGGCCACGCAGGTGACCGACGACTTCGCGCGGCACATCGCCTCGAAGAAGGCCGTTGCGGAGCTGGCAGGCTCCACCCTGAAGGGTGCGGCCTACAACAAGAAGCTGGCCGCCCTGACGGCGACATACGCAGAGGACGTGGCCGCGCGCTTGGCGAAGCGTGGTCTGGCCGAGAAGCTGGCCACCAACATTGCCGCGAGTGGTCTCGGCGATGAGGCCGTCACGCGCGTGATGAGCGCGGGTGGCAAGCACGTGGGGGCATCTCAAGCCTATCGGTATGCGACGCAGGCGCTCAAGGCCGGCATGAAACCCGAGGCGATTGCCGCGGAACTGGCCAAGCACGGCGTCAGCAAGACGGCCGCCGCGCAACTTCCGGTGGCCACCAAGCTGTTGATGTCCTCGGGGCCGAATGCCGCCCTGATCGCGGGGGCCGCGAATGTGAAATCCGCCGAGGCGATCGCCGCGCAGATGAAGCGGCTGAACACGCTGATGAACACCACCACGGACGATGCCCTGCGGGCCGGCTACAAGGGGCAACTCGACGCCCTGAAGGCGGCGACCGTGGCCCAACCCCGGACGGCCCAGCTGGTCGAATCCCTGCTCAAGGGACAGAAGATCGGTCGTTTCGAGCGGGCCGGGGCCTCCGTCGGCGCCGGGATCGACAACGTCGGGAAGGTTGGCGAGAAGATCGCGGAAGGCGGCAAGGCCGTCAAGAACGTGCTGGATGCGCCGAAGACGGTGGGGGATTATGCCCGCGTGGTCGGCAATGTGCCGGTCGCGATCGGCGCCGCCTTGGATGCGGCCTATGAGGGCACGATTGCAACGCTTCGCAAGGGCTTGGAGTTGCTCCCCCGGATTGCGTTGCCTGATCTCAGCTGGAGTGCCATTTCCAAGATTCGCGTGCCGTCGCCCTGGGAGATTCTGACGGCCCCGGTGGCCGTTCCCTTGGGCGCGGCAGGCTGGGCGCTGCGCAACCCAGGTCGTGCCCTGGGGGCCCTGAGCTTGATGGGCACCACCGGCAATGTGGCGAAGCTGGGCGAAGCCCAAGCGGCCCGCGATGTCAGTGAGCGGATCGATGCGGATCGCATTGAACCGGGGTTCCGCTACTACGAATTGCGCGACGGGGACACGTTGGAGGACATTGCGCGTCGAGAATTGGGTGATGCCAAGCGCTGGGAAGAAATTTACGCGGCCAATAAAGAGTTGTTTGATTCCCTGGGTGAAGACGGGGTGATTGGGGTCGGCACGCGCATCAAGATTCCCCAGGCGAGTCAGACTGCCCCGGCTGCGCCCGCCACGACCGCGCCTGGCAGCGAAGAAGAGGCGAAGGCCTACAAGACCGCGCTGCTGGCAGCGTTGTCGAGCGAACTGGCGACGACGGGCGACGCGGAAACTCGCAAGGTCCTTGAGGCCATGAAAGCTCGGCTTGAGGGCATGCCTCCTGCGGAGGTGCTTGCCTTGCGCCCTCGTCTGGAAGAGCAAGGCATCATCGTGACGCCGCCGCCTGCGGCCGTGCCGCCGACAGAGGTGACCGGCCCTGCTCCCACCAGTCAAGCCGGGCCCACGAAACCCGGGGAGGGGTCTGCGACTCCGGCGGCCCCCGCTCAGGGGCCTGCGGCGCCCTCAACACCGGCAGCTTCCCCGCAGGGCCCTGCGTCGCCTTCGGCTCCGTCGACCGCTCCCGTGGCCTCCCCGGCTGGGCCAGCGGTTCCTCCTGCCGCCCCCGCAGCGGCTCCGGCCGCTCCCCCCGCTCCGCCCTCTCCTTATACGGTCAAGGAGGGCGATACATTGTGGGATATCTCCGGCCAGCGGCTCGGTGACCCCAGGCGCTGGCGCGACCTGGTCGACGCCAACGCGAAGCGTCACCCCAACCTGAGCCAGAATCCGGATTTCATCTTGCCTGGTTGGAAGCTTGACCTGCCGGTTTCGCCTCCAGCTCCCTCTGCGCCGCCACGGCGGGGTGAAGCGGCCCCGCCCTCGGTGACACCGCCCACAGGGCCCGTCCCGCCCAACGCTGCGACTCCGGTGGCGCCATCGACGCCCCCAGCGACCGCTCGCCCTGCGGCTCAGGCTCCTGCGGCCCCAGAGACGGCGTCCGCACCCGTGCCCGCCGCCCCTAGCGGGAGTCAACGCGCAGAGCTGGTCAAGCAGTTCAACCTGGCGCCGGAAGGCTCCAATTTCGACGCTTTTTGGCGCGAGGTCAGTGCCTACCCGCAGACCGCTGTGGGTCCTGATACCGGCACCGAAGCGGACCGGAAGGGTCTCCAAACGTTGCTGAAAAACCTCGGATATGAGGTGGAAGTGACGGGCGATTATTTCGAAAAGGGGGCGGATGGCCAGCCCAAAACCGATGCGCAAGGGATGCCCGTCAGCCCGACCGCTGCGGCCGTGATTCATTTCAAGCGCTTGGCCGGCATCAAGCAGTCGTATCAGGTGCTGGGGGGGGATGGGAAGCCGCAAGCCGATGTCAACGAGTACGTTGATGCGCGGACCCGGGAAACGATGACGGTGGCCCTGCGCTTGCTGCAGAATCCGGACCTCCGGCAAAACGAGACCATGGAGGCCGCGGCCCGTGAGGCGGCTCGCTTGCAAGCGTCGTCCATCGGTCCCGAGGTGGGTTCCCGGGAAGGTCGTCAGCTGGTCCAGCAGTATCTCGCAGCCTTGGGCTACGCGGTGCCGACGAGCGGCCAGTTCGATGAATCGACCACCGAGGCGATTCTTGACTTCAAGCGGAGGCGGGACATCGCGGCGGGCTTCAAGGATGACAAGGGGCAGGCGGTGTACACCCCCTATGTGGATGGCCGGACGGCGGATGCCTTGCTCAACGCCGTTCAAGAGTCAAGCCGGACGCCCTAG
- a CDS encoding YIP1 family protein has product MSLMEAAAPVLSPPGSGEPPRGILLWYRVMFRPDQAFAAWGDALPLTQALAALFFVAACLAFSLAPAGLVPLASTFAVALGWLLWGSLIVSAALFATGSLLGGRGAWQGLVAAVSFATLPLMLVGPACAWGLSGGQGPSWAALVGLIALLACLRGLLAALRGVMGLTGNQASLALLLAELLLVAMPVLAGVLTLLTTALLVA; this is encoded by the coding sequence ATGAGCCTGATGGAAGCCGCTGCGCCTGTCCTTTCGCCGCCCGGATCGGGCGAGCCTCCCCGGGGCATCCTGCTCTGGTATCGGGTCATGTTTCGCCCCGACCAAGCCTTTGCGGCTTGGGGTGACGCCTTGCCACTGACACAGGCCTTGGCCGCGCTGTTTTTCGTGGCCGCTTGCTTGGCCTTCTCTCTCGCGCCGGCTGGTTTGGTACCCCTGGCCTCCACGTTCGCGGTGGCGCTGGGGTGGTTGCTGTGGGGGAGCCTGATCGTCAGTGCCGCGTTGTTTGCCACCGGCTCGCTGCTCGGGGGGCGAGGGGCCTGGCAGGGTCTGGTGGCAGCCGTGTCGTTCGCCACCCTGCCGCTCATGTTGGTGGGGCCCGCCTGCGCGTGGGGCCTGTCGGGGGGGCAGGGCCCATCCTGGGCTGCTCTGGTGGGCCTGATTGCGCTTCTGGCCTGTCTGCGGGGCCTGTTGGCGGCCCTCCGAGGCGTGATGGGGCTGACCGGTAATCAGGCCTCTTTGGCGTTATTGCTGGCAGAGTTACTGCTGGTGGCGATGCCCGTTCTGGCCGGGGTCCTGACCTTGCTGACGACCGCCTTGCTGGTGGCGTGA